A genomic stretch from Podospora pseudoanserina strain CBS 124.78 chromosome 3, whole genome shotgun sequence includes:
- a CDS encoding hypothetical protein (COG:T; EggNog:ENOG503NWSP), with translation MRRRGHKPRQARVKSASRRSKKAAELKRTRLNPPTTTTTTIPPDITGVAAAEETAVTRSGVADSSEADDSDGGTILRGTVSLIAKLQQQMTGDLGSSRGFQPSATPDPLSQNLGNKALKFKERYDRVDETQQGVSPTSPPRPRDNDTTPRNEIGPAQAKQGRAGKLGGQAEPRDAQRKLDEYRENLARHIERREAPLRGEALAIPGPVRVSPIQEEISPPAMFHSSGSDVTLTSSTESGNTVRGGYTPGPVAGTPSYPFPRMAPPSMIPPSIHRPFTTLSPTVPPKGPQHGFDIFKGQDSFLSNPSTPASATTFLPPGYSQSTGEQYEFPSPNLYDLTLMLAAEPGLDAWWNTVVQIMVDVYKAERVTLAVPADSTDIENVPWGQKATYNAHREDVLSLGYLAKGSSLMPSSVDDLSEGLSHPPESPTLQQQPPARPELQSRHSYTSYEDRKEARTAANERAPQAASRRPHFLSRSKTSHAAPTLEVHDDLDDHNTTALNRQALEEHDALEEQQQQDIPSWEAPITAPRKGNGKILNVLQALDYEADPLIDHNGVMRVLERGRVVALTRNYPYLAPGSAEYKVPEPKTPARPKSPEGTRKSGRRPRSDSASKLSSLLSSATTFSPAVNRAPKVGLDKKGSGAGSRMDEDRPKAANPRYEEYEQTPPSPWSQSPAPSPAVRADPNENPFFTDAMVDEDSFNPASAPVDYTDIRPPEAIGMDNSWTVLHIPLTHVLLSKPNPTFKLDPSLMEQKISSRNRSGDASAIPNSSPERPPKEKHAPIAILSILSPIIPYPSNFRHSLDHLAPHLATSFSLCRHYTNLEIELNGLQKRRPQTAGFGALGPDGRPLADPTALASLAYAEDATRGSLAGSITSPSDYSGPSRSTAGSPAGTPGWEPTAMGLLRGGPTASPAPVNADSYFSSISKMGAGTQRPTRDSREVERRSSSRLSGGKQDAALLSPGQPEVIDGARRSSEESRRPGAKELKDSSNEKINAGAGDKKQQLPGTPGAARPHTQLHSYGADFAATFQSLPPSSTISRGSGSVAAPSRAGSLSQGEMTPPSDKLKGLILDSLPAHVFVALPQTGEIVWVNSRFLSYRGQTSGDLAADPWGSIHPDDRDEYLKFWSQSVRTGEQFSRTVRIRRFDGAYRWFYARAVASKDKRGVIMQFLGSYMDIHDQHIAELRAARQEEIEVSEAKHRLLANLIPQIIFTATEDEGITFANEQWLSYTGQTFEDVLGLGFMDFVHPDDLAKCQIPPERSPSPLFKNENKGHAHSISIDRMSIKSAKSTRPSSTAPDANIRGIHQALSRHNSSSSGSVYELSTANLTELARKGVIRVSTDSSGRLSYTTEIRLRSKSGEYRWHLVRCVEIDNVDFGNGVSSFFGSATDINDLKLLETKLKEAMDSKSRFLSNMSHEIRTPLIGISGMVSFLQDTTLNEEQRDYTNTIQTSANSLLMIINDILDLSKVDAGMMKLNFEWFHTRSLIEDVNELVSTMAIAKRLELNYVVEEDVPAWVKGDKVRIRQVLLNVIGNAIKFTSQGEVFSRCKVIVPEGVELGEAEIMLEFSVIDTGRGFTKQEAELIFKPFSQIDGSSTRQHGGSGLGLVISRQLAELHGGTMNGTAVPGKGSTFTFTARFGLPTDTDHPDGSAVPQPTPGLMREVSVSSTESAVRDSFQHVQAISPQTTDSAYRSPTMASSGSSELSGASGRTQTTERSSLSSVSGLARFSEAARASGQDLSQMKLEMPAHRISPGTTPMPLDSKRSSVAANYRPPLYSILIICPQTHSREATTKHIEQTLPKDVPHQIVAVSSVDEARGLIGGDESVNFTHIVVNLPTPEDIISLMDRISGSSMLGKTSILILSDSVQRQAVIKQVAGTKYDDMLSDGKVTYIYKPVKPSRFAVIFDPGKERDLSIDRNRSTAQQLVEFQRQSYVDMERRMGNKGYKVLLVEDNPVNQKVLSKYLKRVGVEVELAADGAECTDMVFGRGRGYYSLILCDLHMPRKDGYQACREIRAWEIQHLMEDERTGRSFVPTNQNSNNKNRTLPIIALSANVMSDVQEKCVEAGFSDYVAKPVDFINLSQALSKFF, from the exons ATGCGAAGGAGAGGTCACAAACCACGACAAGCCAGGGTAAAATCTGCCTCCCGACGATCCAAGAAGGCGGCTGAGCTGAAGAGGACAAGGTTGAATCCTCCCACAACGACTACGACGACAATCCCACCAGATATCACGGGtgtcgctgctgctgaagagaCTGCTGTGACCAGgagtggtgttgctgatTCCAGTGAAGCTGACGATAGTGATGGTGGTACAATCTTGCGTGGGACTGTGTCGCTGATTGCAaaactacaacaacaaatGACGGGGGATCTggggagcagcagagggTTCCAGCCATCTGCCACCCCTGATCCGCTTTCTCAGAATCTGGGAAACAAAGCGTTAAAGTTCAAGGAGAGATATGACCGAGTGGACGAAACACAACAAGGGGTATCACCAACCAGTCCACCCAGGCCGCGCGATAACGACACCACGCCAAGAAATGAGATTGGTCCTGCACAGGCTAAGCAGGGTAGGGCAGGAAAGCTCGGTGGTCAGGCGGAGCCGAGGGACGCTCAGCGGAAGTTGGACGAGTACCGGGAAAATCTAGCTCGACATATCGAGAGACGAGAGGCTCCTTTGAGAGGTGAGGCTCTCGCCATACCTGGACCCGTTCGCGTCTCTCCTATTCAGGAGGAGATCTCACCACCGGCAATGTTCCATTCGTCCGGCTCAGACGTCACCCTGACATCGTCTACCGAGTCCGGTAATACCGTTCGAGGAGGATATACACCCGGCCCGGTGGCCGGCACGCCTTCCTATCCGTTTCCTCGCATGGCTCCTCCAAGTATGATACCACCATCGATACACCGGCCGTTCACGACGCTCTCGCCAACCGTGCCGCCCAAAGGTCCCCAGCACGGTTTTGATATCTTCAAAGGCCAGGACAGCTTTCTTTCgaacccatccaccccggCGTCGGCCACCACGTTTCTGCCCCCAGGATATTCCCAGTCTACGGGAGAGCAGTATGAGTTCCCAAGTCCTAACCTTTATGACCTAACATTGATGCTTGCCGCGGAACCGGGACTGGATGCGTGGTGGAACACGGTGGTGCAGATCATGGTTGATGTGTACAAGGCTGAAAGGGTCACACTGGCTGTTCCAGCAGATTCAACCGATATTGAAAACGTTCCATGGGGCCAAAAGGCGACTTACAATGCTCACAGGGAGGATGTTTTAAGCCTGGGTTATCTCGCCAAGGGGTCGAGTCTTATGCCGAGCAGTGTCGACGATCTTTCCGAAGGcctttcccatcctccaGAGTCACCGACGCtacagcagcaaccgccgGCCCGCCCGGAGTTGCAAAGCAGGCATTCCTACACTTCGTACGAGGACAGAAAGGAAGCACGCACTGCGGCCAACGAACGAGCGCCCCAGGCTGCCTCTCGACGACCTCATTTTCTTTCTAGGAGCAAAACAAGTCATGCGGCTCCCACACTCGAAGTTCATGACGATCTTGACGACCACAACACCACTGCTCTGAACCGGCAGGCTCTGGAGGAACACGATGCATTGGaggaacaacagcaacaggatATTCCAAGCTGGGAGGCGCCCATTACAGCGCCGAGAAAGGGCAATGGCAAAATCTTGAATGTCCTGCAAGCGCTTGACTACGAGGCCGACCCGTTGATCGATCACAATGGGGTAATGAGGGTATTAGAGCGTGGCCGGGTTGTAGCGCTCACGAGGAATTACCCCTATCTTGCTCCAGGGTCAGCAGAGTACAAAGTGCCAGAGCCCAAAACACCCGCCCGGCCAAAATCCCCCGAGGGTACCCGCAAATCTGGGAGAAGGCCTCGATCTGATTCTGCCTCCAAGCTTTCGTCGCTTCTCAGTAGCGCTACCACCTTCTCGCCAGCCGTGAACAGAGCTCCCAAAGTCGGGTTGGACAAGAAGGGGTCTGGTGCTGGGTCCCGGATGGATGAAGACAGGCCAAAAGCAGCCAACCCACGCTACGAGGAATATGAGCAaactccaccatcaccctggTCGCAGTCCCCAGCCCCCTCGCCTGCGGTGCGGGCTGATCCTAATGAGAACCCGTTCTTCACCGACGCCATGGTGGACGAGGACTCTTTCAATCCTGCCTCTGCTCCTGTGGATTATACGGACATAAGGCCGCCCGAAGCGATCGGGATGGATAACTCATGGACTGTGCTGCACATTCCCCTGACGCACGTGCTCCTATCCAAACCGAATCCGACCTTCAAGCTTGATCCTTCTCTTATGGAGCAGAAGATATCCTCGCGGAACAGATCCGGGGATGCTTCTGCGATTCCCAATTCCTCACCGGAAAGACCTCCCAAGGAGAAACACGCGCCAATCGCCATCCTATCGATTCTGAGCCCCATCATCCCGTATCCTTCCAATTTTCGCCACTCTCTCGACCATCTCGCCCCCCATCTCGccacatccttctccttgtgtCGTCACTACACGAACCTCGAGATTGAGCTGAATGGGCTGCAAAAGAGGCGGCCACAAACCGCAGGCTTTGGCGCTCTGGGTCCAGATGGAAGACCACTTGCCGACCCGACTGCCCTCGCTTCACTGGCGTATGCCGAGGACGCAACTAGAGGTTCGTTGGCCGGCAGTATCACCAGTCCAAGTGACTACTCTGGGCCTTCTCGTAGTACGGCTGGCTCACCAGCAGGAACTCCCGGGTGGGAGCCAACGGCAATGGGATTGTTGAGGGGTGGACCTACTGCCAGCCCTGCCCCAGTGAACGCAGACAGCTACTTTAGCTCGATATCGAAAATGGGAGCTGGGACTCAGCGTCCTACACGGGACTCGAGAGAGGTTGAGAGGAGATCATCATCGAGGCTGTCGGGGGGCAAACAAGATGCAGCTTTGCTCAGCCCAGGACAGCCTGAGGTGATCGATGGTGCCCGTCGAAGCTCGGAAGAATCCAGGAGGCCGGGTGCCAAAGAGCTCAAGGATTCCTCGAATGAGAAAATCAatgcgggggcgggggataAGAAACAACAGCTTCCTGGGACTCCAGGGGCAGCCCGTCCCCATACCCAGCTTCACTCGTACGGTGCCGATTTTGCGGCTACTTTTCAGTCTCTTCCTCCGAGCTCCACCATTAGCAGAGGCTCTGGCTCGGTAGCAGCACCTTCGAGGGCCGGGTCGTTGTCCCAGGGCGAGATGACACCGCCGTCGGACAAGCTAAAAGGTCTCATCTTGGACTCTTTACCGGCTCACGTCTTTGTCGCTCTCCCGCAAACAGGTGAAATAGTGTGGGTTAACAGCAGGTTCCTTTCGTATCGGGGCCAAACATCTGGCGATCTAGCGGCCGATCCCTGGGGGAGCATACACCCTGACGACCGGGACGAGTATCTCAAGTTCTGGAGCCAGTCAGTAAGGACAGGTGAGCAGTTTTCGAGAACAGTGCGCATCCGGCGGTTTGACGGTGCCTATCGGTGGTTCTACGCCAGGGCTGTCGCCTCCAAGGACAAGAGAGGTGTCATTATGCAGTTCCTGGGCTCCTACATGGACATTCATGATCAACACATTGCGGAGCTCCGGGCTGCGCGTCAAGAGGAAATCGAAGTGTCGGAAGCCAAGCATCGACTGCTCGCCAACCTAATTCCCCAGATCATCTTTACCGCCACCGAAGACGAGGGGATCACCTTCGCCAACGAACAGTGGCTGTCCTACACGGGCCAAACGTTTGAGGATGTCCTGGGTCTTGGCTTCATGGACTTTGTTCATCCTGACGATCTTGCAAAGTGCCAAATCCCCCCGGAGAGGTCACCAAGTCCTCTTTTCAAAAATGAGAACAAAGGCCACGCGCACTCTATCTCGATTGACAGGATGTCTATCAAGTCTGCCAAATCGACAAGGCCCTCGAGCACCGCCCCCGATGCCAACATTCGCGGCATCCACCAGGCGCTGTCCCGACATAACAGCTCGAGCAGCGGTTCGGTCTACGAGCTCTCGACTGCCAATCTTACCGAGCTTGCCAGGAAGGGCGTGATTCGCGTTTCGACCGACAGCAGCGGGCGGCTCTCGTACACCACCGAGATACGGTTGCGCTCTAAGAGCGGCGAATACCGGTGGCATCTCGTACGCTGCGTTGAGATCGATAACGTCGACTTTGGTAATGGTGTCAGTTCCTTCTTTGGGTCGGCCACGGACATCAACGACTTGAAACTGCTCGAGACGAAGCTGAAGGAGGCTATGGACTCAAAGAGTCGCTTCCTCAGCAACATGTCTCACGAGATCAGGACGCCTCTCATCGGCATATCCGGCATGGTCAGCTTTTTGCAGGACACGACACTGAACGAAGAGCAGCGCGATTACACCAACACGATCCAGACCAGCGCCAACAGCTTGCTGATGATTATCAACGACATTTTGGACCTGTCCAAGGTGGATgcggggatgatgaagtTGAACTTTGAGTGGTTCCACACCCGGTCGCTGATCGAGGATGTGAATGAGCTGGTGTCGACCATGGCCATTGCAAAACGTCTGGAACTCAATTATGTTGTGGAAGAGGACGTTCCGGCGTGGGTCAAGGGAGACAAGGTCCGTATCCGCCAGGTCCTGCTCAATGTCATCGGCAATGCTATCAAATTCACCAGTCAGGGGGAGGTTTTCAGTCGGTGCAAAGTCATCGTCCCTGAGGGTGTCGAGCTTGGGGAAGCTGAGATTATGCTGGAGTTTTCTGTGATTGACACGGGCAGGGGCTTTACCAAGCAGGAGGCTGAGCTGATCTTCAAGCCCTTCAGTCAGATCGATGGAAGCAGCACTAGACAGCACGGCGGAAGCGGACTCGGGCTGGTCATTTCGCGCCAGCTGGCTGAGCTGCATGGTGGCACCATGAACGGCACGGCCGTGCCTGGCAAGGGGTCCACGTTTACGTTCACGGCGAGATTTGGGCTGCCGACTGACACGGACCATCCCGATGGCTCGGCGGTTCCTCAACCGACACCTGGGCTCATGCGGGAGGTTAGCGTAAGCTCGACAGAGTCTGCCGTGCGGGATTCCTTCCAGCATGTGCAGGCCATCAGCCCGCAGACGACAGACTCGGCATACAGGTCACCGACCATGGCTTCTAGTGGCAGCTCGGAGCTTTCCGGAGCCTCTGGTCGGACTCAAACTACCGAGAGGTCGTCGCTATCTTCTGTCAGCGGACTGGCTCGTTTCAGTGAAGCTGCTCGAGCTAGCGGGCAGGACCTGTCGCAGATGAAGTTGGAGATGCCGGCCCACCGGATATCTCCAGGTACTACCCCGATGCCCCTGGACTCGAAACGGTCAAGTGTTGCGGCCAACTATCGCCCGCCCTTGTACTCTATCTTGATCATCTGCCCACAAACGCACAGCCGGGAGGCGACTACCAAGCACATTGAGCAGACGCTGCCCAAGGACGTCCCCCATCAGATCGTTGCGGTATCATCCGTGGATGAGGCCCGCGGTTTgatcggtggtgatgagtcGGTGAATTTCACGCACATTGTTGTCAACCTGCCCACGCCTGAAGATATCATCAGTCTGATGGACAGGATTTCGGGATCGAGCATGCTGGGCAAGACCAGCATTCTTATTCTTTCGGACTCGGTCCAGCGACAGGCAGTCATCAAGCAGGTAGCGGGCACAAAGTATGACGACATGCTCTCCGACGGCAAGGTGACGTATATCTACAAGCCAGTCAAACCGTCGAGGTTTGCCGTGATTTTCGACCCGGGCAAGGAGCGTGATCTGAGTATTGATCGGAaccgctcgacggcgcagCAGTTGGTGGAATTTCAACGACAGAGCTACGTTGATATGGAAAGGCGCATGGGCAACAAGGGATAcaaggtgctgctggtggaggatAACCCGGTTAATCAAAAGGTCTTGTCAAAGTATCTGAAGAGGGTTGGAGTGGAGGTGGAACTGGCGGCGGATGGGGCCGAGTGCACTGATatggtgtttgggagggggagggggtattATTCGTTGATTCTG TGCGACCTCCACATGCCCAGAAAAGATGGGTATCAAGCCTGCAGGGAGATTAGAGCGTGGGAAATTCAGCACCTGATGGAGGACGAGAGGACCGGGAGGAGCTTTGTTCCAACAAACCAGAActcaaacaacaagaacaggACGCTGCCGATTATTGCGCTCAGCGCGAATGTCATGAGCGACGTACAGGAAAAGTGTGTGGAGGCTGGGTTTAGCGACTATGTGGCGAAGCCGGTGGATTTTATTAATTTGAGCCAGGCGCTGTCCAAGTTTTtttga
- a CDS encoding hypothetical protein (EggNog:ENOG503NTXZ; COG:K; COG:L; BUSCO:EOG09262ILV) produces the protein MADSDDEYVGDLSGDDAGVDSVYGTRSKDGGKGKGGQKGKGTRKAAWEEVHRAWDEVAIAEDGSITVAELIEAEKRRRLMRDTTPIQRGIIRHMVLVLDMSIAMAEKDLLPNRFALTFSYAMEFVNTFFQQNPISQLGIIGMRDGIAVRISDMSGNPVEHIEKLRQWALKDPIGNPSLQNALEIHTPSHGTREVLIIYGALLSSDPGDISDTITSLIADRIRVSIIGLAAQVAICAELCARTNDNDDSQYRIALHEQHFRELFLAATTPPVTHEAEQSNASLLMMGFPSRSLASKDFVSLCACHNKPTREGYTCTRCRIKVCRLPASCPVCGLTLILSIHLARSYHHLFPLKSWVAVPWTEAKKSVACFSCQTPFPPVPKAAPPKIKLKVKESSGVGGQTAANIAKAKGRGEVPAKTNTVTAPTPGLLPEAIKAGVSESGRYKCPECEEHFCIDCDIYAHETIHNCPGCLARLVKSQQQQQEEVVGAGEAMEVDS, from the exons ATGGCCGACTCCGACGACGAATATGTCGGGGACCTCTCTGGTGACGATGCCGGAGTCGACAGCGTCTACGGTACACGATCGAAAGATGgcggaaaaggaaaaggtggccagaagggcaagggaACCCGCAAAGCAGCTTGGGAAGAAGTCCACCGAGCCTGGGACGAGGTTGCCATTGCCGAAGATGGCAGCATCACAGTGGCCGAGTTGATCGAGGCCGAGAAACGCCGGCGGTTGATGCGGGATACCACACCGATCCAACGTGGAATAATACGGCacatggtgttggtgttggacatGAGCATCGCAATGGCAGAGAAGGACCTGCTTCCGAACCGCTTcgccctcaccttctcctaCGCTATGGAATTTGTGAACACATTCTTTCAGCAGAATCCAATCAGTCAGCTGGGGATCATCGGGATGCGCGATGGTATTGCCGTCAGGATCAGCGACATGAGTGGGAACCCAGTCGAGCACATTGAGAAGCTGAGGCAGTGGGCGCTTAAGGACCCTATTGGGAACCCAAGTCTTCAAAATGCCCTCGAAAT ccacaccccctcccacggCACCCGCGAAGTCCTCATCATATACggcgccctcctctcctcggaCCCAGGCGACATCtccgacaccatcacctccctcatcgccgacCGCATCCGCGTCTCCATCATCGGCCTCGCCGCCCAGGTAGCCATCTGCGCCGAGCTCTGCGCCCGCAcaaacgacaacgacgactcCCAATACCGCATCGCCCTCCACGAGCAGCACTTTCGCgagctcttcctcgccgccacgACACCCCCCGTCACCCACGAGGCAGAGCAATCaaacgcctccctcctcatgaTGGGCTtcccctcccgctccctcgCATCAAAAGATTTTGTTTCCCTCTGCGCCTGCCACAACAAACCAACAAGAGAAGGGTACACCTGCACGAGGTGTAGAATCAAAGTCTGCCGGTTACCCGCGTCTTGTCCCGTTTGCGGGCTGACGCTGATATTGTCGATTCACCTGGCGAGATCGTATCACCACCTTTTTCCCCTCAAATCATGGGTGGCGGTTCCGTGGACAGAAGCAAAGAAGTCGGTGGCGTGTTTTTCCTGTCAGACGCCCTTCCCGCCTGTCCCGAAGGCTGCGCCGCCAAAGATCAagttgaaggtgaaggagtcTTCCGGTGTTGGGGGGCAGACAGCAGCCAATATCGCCAAGGCAAAAGGCAGAGGGGAGGTGCCTGCAAAGACGAATACTGTAACGGCACCGACGCCAGGGTTGTTGCCAGAGGCGATCAAGGCCGGGGTGAGCGAGAGCGGGAGGTATAAATGTCCAGAGTGTGAGGAGCATTTTTGCATCGATTGCGATATTTATGCCCACGAGACGATTCATAACTGTCCGGGGTGTTTGGCGAGGCTGGTGAAGagtcagcagcaacaacaggagGAAGTAGTAGGGGCAGgggaggcgatggaggtggatTCATGA